In Methanothermus fervidus DSM 2088, a single genomic region encodes these proteins:
- a CDS encoding phosphodiesterase, MJ0936 family (COGs: COG0622 phosphoesterase~InterPro IPR000979: IPR004843~KEGG: mth:MTH1262 hypothetical protein~PFAM: metallophosphoesterase~SPTR: O27330 Conserved protein~TIGRFAM: phosphodiesterase, MJ0936 family~PFAM: Calcineurin-like phosphoesterase~TIGRFAM: phosphoesterase, MJ0936 family), whose amino-acid sequence MIGIMADSHDNLDAIDKAVEFFNRQNVDIVLHAGDLISPFTAPRFEKLKMRFEAVFGNNDGEKDGLRKAFNKLCDLSDFKIINFEGLKIALLHGTDERIVKCILKSGEFDVVVRGHTHEAKIDEVNNTLLINPGETCGYVSGKKTIAILDPDTLKPKIIELE is encoded by the coding sequence ATGATAGGCATCATGGCAGATTCTCATGATAATTTAGATGCAATAGATAAGGCTGTTGAATTTTTCAATAGACAAAATGTGGACATTGTATTACATGCTGGAGATTTAATATCGCCATTTACAGCGCCAAGGTTTGAAAAACTTAAAATGAGATTTGAGGCTGTATTTGGTAACAATGATGGAGAAAAGGATGGATTAAGAAAAGCATTTAATAAATTATGTGATCTAAGTGATTTTAAAATCATAAATTTTGAAGGATTAAAAATAGCATTACTTCATGGTACCGATGAAAGGATTGTAAAATGTATTTTAAAATCAGGAGAATTTGATGTTGTTGTAAGAGGACATACACATGAAGCTAAAATTGATGAGGTGAACAATACTTTATTAATAAATCCTGGTGAAACATGTGGCTATGTTTCAGGGAAGAAAACTATTGCAATTTTGGATCCAGACACTTTAAAGCCCAAAATAATTGAGTTAGAGTAA
- a CDS encoding TrkA-N domain protein (COGs: COG0569 K+ transport systems NAD-binding component~InterPro IPR003148: IPR018054: IPR016040: IPR004173: IPR 013099~KEGG: mth:MTH1258 potassium channel related protein~PFAM: TrkA-N domain protein; Ion transport 2 domain protein ; 3H domain protein~SPTR: O27326 Potassium channel related protein~PFAM: Ion channel; TrkA-N domain; 3H domain), whose translation MDGFYPTNLKNAVIYAALILILLFVYGIFGSIYIMHLGVIDAIYYTITTVTTTGFGDIRPITPSQKLFTASLELIGAGFLLYIFTLMLSVMFMSFSEYVTGAKLKRKIASMKNHFILCGFGRVGSTAFKELKKRKQKVVIIEKNKDLVETELWSDPNIIAIPGDATKENVLRYAGIERAKCIIIATGSDVDNLFITIEAKELNPKIWIVARASERENISRLKKAGANRIISPEFSGGKDIYFAAMEPLMMKITVKHGMESIKREAEIIFKHNCTLENIMYHLPEFREPLKRKIEVSDLDHIEKFLFQVKKNPRLRESLNKMYESTSGVHSHWISGPSKENLEKVVEDLKKEGILLGVNLDDEKIKEITRKYGMLAEVMVKPEITVVNKHGIDEIRDEAEIILKHGCTIEDIEYYIPGFREPLKRHVGADSIEDIDKFLNTLKKDPKKYDAIDRLYMLSGGGIHSHVISARSLESLNKVEKELKEKGFLIGVNMSLGEIKEMIQKSGTVVDILVQHDVKNLEDKKTVVKYGGRILTSKHYLPGIRYVLTRKLNLKTMEDVKKCEKELEKPRARRTLTALYELSANIHSHTIVTPSAEITKKIEEELKEKGILLGVNFPEEKIWEMVEKEAVEPFCVD comes from the coding sequence ATGGATGGTTTTTACCCCACTAATCTTAAAAATGCTGTAATTTATGCTGCATTAATCTTAATATTGCTTTTTGTATATGGTATTTTTGGATCTATTTATATTATGCATTTAGGAGTTATTGATGCAATCTATTATACAATAACAACTGTCACTACAACTGGATTTGGTGATATTAGGCCAATTACTCCATCACAAAAACTTTTTACAGCCTCACTAGAATTAATAGGAGCTGGATTCTTACTTTATATTTTCACTTTAATGCTTTCGGTGATGTTTATGAGTTTTAGTGAATATGTTACAGGAGCTAAATTAAAAAGGAAAATAGCCTCAATGAAAAATCATTTTATTCTTTGTGGGTTTGGAAGAGTAGGATCAACAGCATTTAAAGAACTTAAAAAAAGAAAACAAAAAGTAGTAATAATTGAAAAAAATAAAGATTTGGTGGAAACAGAGTTATGGTCAGATCCTAACATAATTGCTATACCAGGGGACGCCACAAAAGAAAATGTATTAAGATATGCTGGGATCGAACGTGCAAAATGTATAATAATAGCAACAGGTAGCGATGTTGACAATCTTTTTATAACAATTGAAGCTAAAGAATTGAACCCAAAAATATGGATTGTAGCTAGAGCAAGTGAAAGAGAAAATATAAGTAGATTAAAAAAGGCTGGAGCAAATAGAATAATATCACCAGAATTCAGTGGAGGAAAAGACATTTATTTTGCAGCGATGGAACCTTTAATGATGAAAATAACTGTTAAACATGGCATGGAAAGTATAAAACGAGAGGCAGAAATAATATTTAAACATAATTGTACACTAGAAAACATTATGTATCATTTACCAGAATTTAGAGAACCTTTGAAAAGGAAAATAGAGGTTAGCGATCTTGATCACATAGAAAAGTTTTTATTTCAAGTTAAAAAAAATCCCCGCCTTAGAGAATCACTAAACAAAATGTATGAATCCACAAGTGGTGTACATTCACATTGGATTTCAGGTCCAAGCAAAGAAAACTTAGAAAAGGTAGTTGAGGATTTGAAAAAAGAAGGGATTTTATTAGGAGTTAATTTGGACGATGAAAAAATTAAAGAAATTACGAGAAAATATGGAATGTTGGCTGAAGTAATGGTAAAACCAGAAATCACAGTAGTAAATAAACATGGAATCGATGAAATAAGAGATGAGGCAGAGATAATACTAAAACATGGTTGTACAATTGAAGATATTGAATATTATATTCCTGGTTTTAGAGAACCTTTAAAGAGACATGTAGGCGCTGATTCTATAGAAGATATAGACAAATTTTTAAACACGTTAAAAAAAGATCCAAAAAAATATGATGCTATAGATAGACTCTACATGCTATCTGGAGGCGGTATACATAGTCATGTAATATCTGCTAGAAGTCTAGAATCTTTAAACAAAGTTGAAAAAGAATTAAAAGAAAAAGGGTTTCTTATTGGCGTAAATATGAGTTTAGGTGAAATAAAAGAAATGATTCAAAAATCTGGCACTGTGGTAGATATCTTAGTGCAACATGATGTCAAAAATTTAGAAGATAAAAAAACTGTTGTCAAATATGGTGGTAGAATTTTAACATCTAAACACTATCTCCCAGGAATAAGATATGTACTGACTCGAAAATTAAATTTAAAAACAATGGAAGATGTTAAAAAATGTGAGAAAGAATTAGAAAAACCAAGGGCAAGGCGTACTTTAACAGCATTGTATGAACTTTCTGCCAATATCCATTCTCACACCATTGTTACACCTAGTGCAGAAATAACAAAAAAAATTGAAGAAGAATTAAAAGAAAAGGGAATATTGTTAGGCGTTAATTTTCCTGAAGAAAAAATATGGGAAATGGTGGAAAAGGAAGCTGTTGAACCTTTCTGCGTTGATTAA
- a CDS encoding formylmethanofuran-tetrahydromethanopterin formyltransferase (COGs: COG2037 Formylmethanofuran:tetrahydromethanopterin formyltransferase~InterPro IPR014053: IPR002770~KEGG: mth:MTH1259 formylmethanofuran--tetrahydromethanopterin formyltransferase~PFAM: formylmethanofuran: tetrahydromethanopterin formyltransferase (Ftr)~PRIAM: Formylmethanofuran--tetrahydromethanopterin N-formyltransferase~SPTR: Q49168 Formylmethanofuran--tetrahydromethanopterin formyltransferase~TIGRFAM: formylmethanofuran/tetrahydromethanopterin N-formyltransferase~PFAM: FTR, proximal lobe; lobe~TIGRFAM: formylmethanofuran--tetrahydromethanopterin N-formyltransferase), with amino-acid sequence MKVNGVEIEDTFAEAFDIKVSRILVTAASKRLAKIAAREATGYGTSVIGCPAEAGIDTYIPPKNTPDQRPGFTIIICNPSKKKLDHELLERVGMTILTAPTAAAFDALENAEEKVNTGFKLKFFGDGYEKEGEVQGRKVHIIPIMSGEFIVEEKFGIKSGVAGGNFFIMAETQGSALLAAEMAVDAIKSVEGVMTPFPGGIVASGSKVGSKKYDFLDASTNEKMCVTLKDEIEDSEVPEDVNGIYEIVIDGIDEESVKKAMKVGIEAACKVPGVKKISAGNYGGKLGKYKLHLHDLF; translated from the coding sequence ATGAAAGTAAATGGTGTGGAAATTGAAGACACTTTTGCTGAAGCATTTGATATAAAAGTTTCTAGAATATTAGTAACAGCTGCTAGTAAACGATTAGCAAAAATAGCTGCTAGAGAAGCTACAGGATATGGTACATCAGTTATTGGATGTCCTGCAGAAGCAGGTATAGATACATATATACCTCCTAAAAATACCCCAGACCAAAGACCAGGATTTACAATTATAATTTGTAATCCATCAAAAAAGAAATTAGATCATGAATTATTAGAGAGAGTAGGAATGACAATATTGACAGCACCTACCGCAGCAGCATTTGATGCATTAGAAAATGCTGAAGAAAAAGTAAATACAGGATTCAAATTGAAATTTTTCGGAGATGGTTATGAAAAAGAAGGGGAAGTCCAAGGTAGAAAGGTACATATAATTCCAATAATGTCTGGTGAATTCATTGTTGAAGAGAAATTTGGAATAAAAAGTGGAGTAGCAGGAGGGAACTTCTTTATAATGGCAGAAACCCAGGGCTCAGCATTATTAGCTGCTGAAATGGCTGTTGATGCTATAAAATCCGTTGAAGGCGTTATGACACCATTTCCAGGTGGAATAGTAGCTTCTGGATCAAAAGTTGGATCTAAAAAATATGATTTCTTAGATGCCTCCACAAACGAAAAAATGTGTGTAACACTTAAAGATGAAATTGAAGATAGTGAAGTTCCTGAAGATGTTAATGGTATCTATGAAATAGTTATTGATGGTATTGATGAGGAATCTGTTAAAAAAGCTATGAAAGTAGGAATTGAGGCTGCATGTAAGGTACCAGGGGTCAAAAAAATCAGCGCTGGTAATTATGGAGGTAAATTAGGCAAATATAAGCTACATCTACATGATTTATTCTAG
- a CDS encoding conserved hypothetical protein (COGs: COG0392 integral membrane protein~InterPro IPR005242~KEGG: mth:MTH1261 hypothetical protein~PFAM: conserved hypothetical protein~SPTR: O27329 UPF0104 membrane protein MTH_1261~PFAM: Uncharacterised protein family (UPF0104)~TIGRFAM: conserved hypothetical protein), with protein MKHKKSIILIIISISLLGLMLIFIGPEKIVNDIRKADPLYLSLAVAVHMLTLYLWMVRWRIAVVAAKIKTKNQPLFRILVLGLATNNITPAKSGGEALRAYLLSKYSKTPFESSFATVLIDKGLDTFPLILLSIISLFHMILVFRFSLWLVIGLLITLFAVVFSFFIILYVSVKPELGKKVKRGIMRIARIFYKHKSKKLSKLESRISDAIVKYQDAVRLMIKNKNVIYVALPLSFVIWFLEIIRIWAVFWAFGVYISPIIIAEVMIVATLVSMVPIFPGGLGAIEGLMILFYSMAGVPLPLSAAITIVERLISFWLTIFLGVATLPYFGSDMVGKVFK; from the coding sequence ATGAAACATAAAAAATCAATAATACTTATAATAATAAGTATCAGTCTTCTAGGATTAATGTTAATTTTTATTGGGCCAGAAAAAATCGTAAATGATATTAGGAAGGCAGATCCTCTCTATTTGTCTTTGGCTGTTGCTGTTCACATGCTTACTCTTTATTTATGGATGGTTAGGTGGAGAATAGCAGTTGTTGCAGCAAAAATTAAAACCAAAAATCAACCTCTTTTCAGAATTCTTGTTCTTGGATTAGCTACAAATAATATTACTCCAGCAAAAAGTGGTGGAGAGGCATTAAGAGCATATTTATTGTCTAAATATTCAAAAACACCCTTTGAGTCATCTTTTGCAACAGTTTTAATAGATAAGGGATTAGATACTTTCCCACTAATTTTACTTTCAATAATTTCACTATTTCACATGATTTTAGTTTTTAGATTTTCTTTATGGCTTGTGATAGGTTTATTAATAACGTTGTTCGCTGTAGTATTTTCATTTTTCATCATTTTATATGTTTCAGTGAAACCAGAATTAGGTAAAAAAGTTAAGAGAGGTATCATGCGCATAGCACGTATATTTTACAAACATAAAAGTAAGAAGTTGAGTAAGCTGGAAAGTAGAATAAGTGATGCAATTGTCAAATATCAGGATGCTGTTAGACTCATGATAAAAAATAAAAATGTTATATATGTTGCTCTCCCCTTGTCCTTTGTAATTTGGTTTTTGGAAATTATAAGAATTTGGGCAGTATTTTGGGCATTTGGTGTATATATTTCACCAATAATAATTGCAGAAGTTATGATAGTGGCAACTTTAGTTAGCATGGTACCAATTTTCCCTGGTGGCTTAGGAGCAATAGAGGGTCTCATGATATTATTTTATTCTATGGCTGGAGTACCATTGCCATTAAGTGCTGCCATAACGATAGTTGAGCGTTTAATATCTTTTTGGCTCACGATTTTTTTAGGAGTAGCAACATTGCCATATTTTGGATCAGACATGGTTGGAAAAGTATTTAAATAA
- a CDS encoding acetylornithine aminotransferase apoenzyme (COGs: COG4992 Ornithine/acetylornithine aminotransferase~InterPro IPR005814: IPR004636: IPR015424: IPR015422: IPR 015421~KEGG: mth:MTH1337 acetylornithine aminotransferase~PFAM: aminotransferase class-III~SPTR: O27392 Acetylornithine aminotransferase~TIGRFAM: acetylornithine and succinylornithine aminotransferase~PFAM: Aminotransferase class-III~TIGRFAM: ornithine aminotransferase; 4-aminobutyrate aminotransferase, prokaryotic type; acetylornithine and succinylornithine aminotransferases) encodes MGESMKASEIMELERKYIMNTYSRYPIVLSHGKGCKVWDIDGNEYIDCFAGIAVNNIGHAHPKLVLTICHQAQKLIHCSNFYYTREQVELAELLTKISSLDKVFFANSGTEANEGAIKLARKYTGKKEIIAAKNSFHGRTLGALSATGQKKYKKEFEPLTPGFKHVPFGDIDAMAEAITSDTAAVILEPIQGEGGVVVPPKDYLKQVRELTEDNDILLILDEIQTGFGRTGEMFASELFGVEADIVTLAKAMGGGFPIGAILAREDVASAFKPGDHGSTFGGNPLACAAAKTSIEIIIEENLPKRSKKLGKYFKEKLKKLEHEIIEDVRGHGLMIGVELSKKCDSIVLDALKKGVLLNCTAENVIRLVPPLIIKKEEIDKVVEVLDDILAKK; translated from the coding sequence ATGGGTGAGTCAATGAAAGCAAGCGAAATCATGGAATTAGAAAGAAAATATATTATGAATACATACTCTAGATATCCTATCGTTTTATCACATGGAAAAGGATGTAAGGTATGGGATATTGATGGAAATGAATATATAGATTGTTTTGCCGGGATTGCTGTAAACAACATCGGTCATGCACATCCCAAACTAGTTTTGACAATATGCCACCAAGCTCAAAAATTGATTCATTGCTCTAACTTCTACTACACAAGAGAACAGGTTGAACTAGCAGAATTATTAACTAAAATATCTTCATTAGATAAAGTATTTTTTGCCAACAGTGGCACAGAAGCCAATGAGGGTGCAATAAAACTTGCAAGAAAATATACAGGAAAAAAAGAAATAATAGCTGCTAAAAATTCATTTCATGGACGAACATTGGGAGCTTTATCAGCTACCGGACAAAAAAAATATAAAAAAGAATTTGAACCACTTACTCCAGGATTTAAGCATGTTCCATTTGGTGATATAGATGCAATGGCTGAAGCAATAACTAGTGATACAGCTGCAGTCATACTAGAACCTATACAGGGAGAAGGCGGGGTTGTAGTACCTCCAAAAGATTATTTAAAACAAGTACGAGAATTAACGGAAGACAATGACATATTACTAATATTGGATGAAATTCAGACTGGATTTGGACGTACAGGTGAAATGTTTGCTTCAGAATTGTTTGGTGTTGAGGCTGATATAGTTACTTTAGCTAAGGCGATGGGAGGGGGATTTCCTATAGGTGCTATATTAGCTAGGGAAGATGTTGCATCTGCATTTAAACCAGGAGACCATGGATCAACATTTGGAGGAAATCCTTTAGCTTGTGCAGCAGCTAAGACTTCTATTGAAATAATAATAGAAGAAAACCTACCAAAAAGATCCAAAAAATTAGGTAAATACTTTAAAGAAAAATTAAAAAAATTAGAACATGAAATAATAGAAGATGTTAGAGGGCATGGATTGATGATTGGGGTAGAACTTTCAAAGAAATGTGATTCTATAGTTTTAGATGCATTGAAGAAAGGTGTATTGTTAAATTGTACAGCTGAAAACGTAATAAGGCTGGTACCGCCATTAATCATTAAAAAAGAAGAAATAGATAAAGTTGTTGAGGTATTGGATGATATATTAGCAAAAAAATAA
- a CDS encoding peptidase M48 Ste24p (COGs: COG0501 Zn-dependent protease with chaperone function~InterPro IPR001915~KEGG: mth:MTH1817 heat shock protein X related protein~PFAM: peptidase M48 Ste24p~SPTR: O27845 Heat shock protein X related protein~PFAM: Peptidase family M48) encodes MFYTKTFTIKTEISPAHYPKFLDFLYKYYLYPNPKINVLEFMDNFLLFKFDDIYCKIVCGEEINIELYSEHFDEEKITEIEEDLFIVVRYFEDSLKKYTLCFSWVEGQEIIPEKPPTRKEESKGIFGNIILIYILFFGINIVLFLLLGFYAVIFIILLQFLILLFSGYLYRWIGDWIITPKNPYVHILKYQLSEDEYKEFEKKFGKEAIVDIKKEIYNKTLGAGKPLKPEIGEKILKKYGFRCTPLYETSKTINVYEIVKKAAEKFKIPIPKIVVSNTMVANAAATGPNTKHGLIIITTGLLAQLEHDEILSVIGHELGHLVGKDPLVLLVIVSTEFVLRLTVLLPIVMISPLLYIFIAMAMIFFIAKFFEAKADLLSAIYIGKPKSLAQALRKIGYQRLALEREPHNKIFDWLKWDPHPPLYFRIKRLESLKNPKKIKNPLIKSIKDVIKGFKESFTM; translated from the coding sequence ATGTTTTATACAAAGACATTCACAATAAAAACTGAAATAAGTCCTGCACATTATCCCAAATTTCTTGATTTCTTATACAAATATTATCTTTATCCCAACCCTAAGATCAATGTATTGGAATTTATGGATAATTTTTTGTTATTTAAATTTGATGATATTTATTGTAAGATTGTATGTGGAGAGGAAATAAATATTGAATTGTATTCTGAACATTTTGATGAAGAAAAAATAACAGAAATAGAAGAAGATTTGTTTATAGTAGTGAGATATTTTGAAGATAGCCTTAAGAAATATACTCTTTGTTTTTCTTGGGTTGAAGGCCAAGAAATAATACCAGAAAAACCTCCAACACGAAAAGAAGAATCTAAAGGTATTTTTGGAAATATTATATTGATATACATTTTGTTTTTTGGGATTAACATAGTTTTGTTTTTGCTTTTAGGATTTTATGCAGTTATTTTTATAATACTTCTCCAGTTCTTAATATTATTGTTTTCAGGATATTTGTATCGATGGATTGGAGATTGGATAATAACACCAAAAAATCCATATGTCCATATTTTAAAATATCAATTATCGGAGGATGAATACAAAGAATTTGAAAAAAAATTTGGTAAAGAAGCCATTGTAGATATAAAGAAAGAAATTTATAACAAAACATTGGGTGCTGGAAAGCCTTTAAAACCTGAAATTGGTGAAAAGATCCTCAAAAAATATGGATTTCGTTGTACTCCTCTTTATGAAACATCGAAAACTATAAATGTTTACGAAATTGTTAAAAAAGCTGCAGAAAAATTTAAAATACCTATTCCAAAAATAGTAGTGTCAAATACAATGGTTGCAAATGCAGCTGCAACTGGACCTAACACTAAACATGGTTTAATCATAATAACTACAGGTCTCTTAGCACAATTAGAGCATGACGAAATATTGAGTGTAATTGGTCATGAATTAGGACACCTTGTTGGTAAAGATCCCTTAGTATTGTTAGTGATAGTCTCAACAGAGTTTGTTTTAAGATTAACAGTGCTACTGCCTATTGTTATGATATCTCCTCTACTCTACATATTCATAGCAATGGCAATGATATTTTTCATTGCAAAATTCTTTGAAGCAAAAGCAGATTTATTGTCGGCGATATATATAGGTAAGCCCAAATCTCTAGCACAAGCCCTTAGAAAAATAGGATATCAAAGATTAGCTCTTGAACGTGAGCCTCATAACAAAATTTTTGATTGGTTGAAATGGGATCCTCATCCTCCTCTCTATTTTAGAATAAAGAGATTAGAAAGTTTAAAAAACCCTAAGAAAATAAAAAATCCGTTAATAAAATCCATAAAAGATGTAATCAAAGGGTTTAAAGAATCATTTACAATGTAA